In a genomic window of Candidatus Competibacteraceae bacterium:
- the mutM gene encoding bifunctional DNA-formamidopyrimidine glycosylase/DNA-(apurinic or apyrimidinic site) lyase — translation MPELPEVETIRSGIAPYLLGQRVIQVVVRQARLRWPVPDELPIELAGQTIRRIDRRAKYLLLGTDAGTAILHLGMSGRLRVLPADTPLLKHDHVDWVLASGYCLRFNDARRFGAVLWTRKPPDQYPLLQTLGPEPFDEAFTGTYLHRQARGRTTAVKVFIMDNRVVVGVGNIYANESLFAAGLHPLQPAGRVTLADYQRLATAIREVLAEAIRQGGTTLRDFVGGRGEPGYFQQCLKVYGRRALACLVCGEPIQQGRIGQRATYFCPRCQA, via the coding sequence ATGCCTGAACTACCGGAAGTCGAAACCATTCGCAGTGGGATCGCGCCCTATCTGCTCGGCCAGCGAGTCATCCAGGTCGTGGTCCGACAAGCTCGCTTGCGTTGGCCGGTGCCGGACGAATTGCCAATCGAACTGGCGGGACAGACGATAAGACGGATCGACCGGCGCGCGAAGTATTTATTACTGGGTACCGACGCCGGCACCGCGATCCTGCACTTGGGCATGTCAGGCCGACTGCGAGTGCTGCCCGCCGATACGCCGTTATTGAAGCACGATCATGTGGATTGGGTGCTGGCGAGCGGGTACTGCCTGCGGTTCAACGACGCCCGGCGCTTTGGCGCCGTGTTATGGACCCGAAAGCCTCCAGACCAGTATCCACTCCTCCAAACGCTCGGCCCCGAACCGTTCGACGAAGCGTTTACCGGGACTTATCTGCACCGACAAGCACGAGGCCGGACTACAGCGGTCAAGGTCTTCATCATGGATAACCGAGTGGTCGTGGGAGTTGGCAATATCTACGCGAACGAGTCGTTGTTCGCTGCGGGCCTCCATCCCTTACAGCCGGCTGGCCGCGTCACGTTGGCCGACTACCAACGACTGGCGACCGCGATCCGCGAGGTGTTGGCCGAAGCCATCCGCCAAGGGGGCACCACTTTGCGGGATTTCGTCGGGGGCCGGGGCGAACCGGGCTATTTCCAGCAATGCCTGAAGGTCTACGGCCGCCGGGCGTTGGCGTGTCTCGTGTGCGGCGAACCGATCCAGCAAGGCCGGATCGGTCAGCGGGCGACCTATTTCTGTCCGCGCTGCCAAGCTTAG
- a CDS encoding VacJ family lipoprotein produces the protein MNTNVRRILIVLAVALLAGCATTADPSRDVSDPLESYNRAMFAFNEAADKAVFKPVAQAYQTVLPDPVISSIGNFFSNLNDVVVLANDVLQLKLHQAVMDSGRIVCNTTFGVLGLFDVASRVELPKHYEDFGQTLGVWGVGEGYYVVLPFLGPSTVRDTVGFIADALTDPLAWGTDSDEVQWSLWGLNFVNQRAALLRVERAFADAQIDPYSFRRSAYLQQRRNLVYDGNPPTPDFDFDAESAKPAP, from the coding sequence ATGAATACGAATGTACGCCGTATCTTGATCGTCTTGGCCGTCGCTTTACTGGCGGGTTGCGCCACGACCGCCGATCCTTCCCGCGACGTTTCCGATCCCCTTGAAAGCTACAATCGCGCCATGTTCGCGTTTAATGAAGCGGCGGATAAAGCGGTGTTCAAACCGGTTGCCCAAGCGTATCAAACGGTGCTGCCCGATCCAGTCATCAGCAGCATCGGCAATTTTTTCAGCAATCTTAACGATGTGGTGGTTCTTGCTAATGATGTGTTGCAACTGAAGCTCCATCAGGCGGTGATGGATAGCGGCCGGATCGTATGCAATACCACCTTTGGGGTGCTCGGTTTGTTCGATGTCGCCAGCCGCGTGGAGCTGCCCAAGCATTACGAAGATTTCGGGCAAACGCTCGGGGTTTGGGGGGTTGGTGAAGGATATTACGTGGTATTGCCGTTTTTGGGGCCAAGCACCGTGCGCGATACGGTGGGTTTCATCGCTGATGCCCTGACCGATCCTCTGGCCTGGGGGACAGATTCCGATGAGGTGCAGTGGAGTTTGTGGGGCCTGAATTTCGTCAATCAGCGGGCCGCTCTGTTGCGGGTCGAGCGCGCCTTTGCCGATGCCCAGATCGATCCTTATTCGTTCCGGCGCAGCGCCTATTTGCAGCAGCGGCGCAATCTGGTTTACGACGGCAATCCGCCCACGCCGGACTTTGATTTCGACGCTGAATCAGCCAAGCCCGCGCCATGA